A genome region from Candidatus Methylomirabilis tolerans includes the following:
- a CDS encoding DUF3883 domain-containing protein, translating into MRVETVQANGPASWVVGLVGTHSERFRKVTLTADELERLTILDARHSFDGDGCLLRLGLQAYALGIAYEFDPYFGLSISRVDPLPHQLEAVYDYLLKLARVRFLLADDAGAGKTIMAGLLIRELELRGLAERILIVCPANLAFQWQRELKEKFDTKFLVLKGQDIRDQFGVNQWLERNRIITSLDLAKRQDILPGLRQVHWDLVIVDEAHRMSAADESHKSLRYRLGELLRDISDHILLLTATPHKGDPENFSLFLQLLDTDAYADVRSIREAMDRRRAPFYLRRTKEAMVYFPQRRADGTWAAEKIFTKRIPHTVDFHIDGAEFDLYRDVTRFVKRESARAAAEGEDPRARAIGFLMSLYQRRLASSTYAMRHSLDNRARRLEEGIKRAQELARQAPPDLPDPDELEEMEESERDRLETLLEAITLAGSADQVREEVQELRRLSAQAQAVEQAGVEAKLSKLKTLLHEQGFFDNPDQRLLLFTEFKDTLDYLVNRLKSWGFRVGCIHGGMKSGSRDEPGTRLHAEQQFREGVIQVLVATEAAGEGINLQVCHILFNYDIPWNPNRLEQRMGRIHRYGQRKDCLIFNFVATNTIEGRVLQRLLEKLQEIRDALDDDAVFNVVGEVLPAAHVERVLRDYYAGRLGDADLEERLLRDVDEGQFRAICRNALEGLASKKLNLEMLIERRALAQERRVVPETIARFLHEAAEFVPLTLKTFPNLPHTFEPARTPSILRRYEQEPDWKLPAVADRYPRCSTDRETAETNKLEWVTPGHPLFEAIRRHTHAQALNVLGKGATFYSLQHECPARIDFYRARVVDGLGQVIHERLFAVEVSNDGEPRLREPSLLGNFTPVSPSPSLPLPLGEGWGEGVATLPEATTWLHEHALAPFLEETRRDRLAEVERISAHVELSLTELLQRADEEIGRAAAEVDQKVAGAEGRLAQAETRHAELLTRRERRRTDLERQRALTLQAVERLASVLALPHPAREAPEVRRLKPNFETEAVAMRVVMEHERAQDRQVYDVSEKNLGYDITSLDLASGELRLIEVKGLGATSGTILLTPNERRVAEDRPDCYWLYVVTDCDNAPRLQEPIRDPARLDWHEVKKVAHYYLSVDAMTRPMQVREDSQPYGEQR; encoded by the coding sequence ATGCGGGTGGAGACCGTTCAGGCAAACGGCCCTGCGAGCTGGGTGGTTGGGTTGGTCGGCACGCACTCCGAGCGCTTCCGCAAGGTGACACTGACCGCCGACGAGCTCGAGCGTCTTACCATCCTGGATGCGCGGCACTCCTTTGACGGCGACGGGTGCCTGCTGCGCCTCGGTCTGCAGGCCTACGCCCTGGGCATCGCTTACGAATTCGATCCCTACTTCGGACTCTCGATCTCACGCGTCGATCCGCTCCCCCACCAGCTCGAGGCGGTCTACGACTACCTGCTCAAGCTTGCGCGTGTGCGGTTCCTCCTGGCCGACGACGCCGGGGCTGGGAAGACCATCATGGCGGGCCTGCTCATCCGCGAACTCGAACTGCGAGGCCTCGCCGAGCGTATCCTGATCGTCTGCCCAGCCAACCTCGCCTTCCAATGGCAGCGCGAGCTCAAGGAGAAGTTCGACACGAAGTTTCTCGTGCTCAAAGGCCAGGACATCCGCGACCAGTTCGGTGTGAACCAGTGGCTTGAGCGAAACCGGATCATCACGTCCCTCGATCTGGCCAAGCGCCAGGACATCCTGCCCGGGCTGCGCCAAGTCCATTGGGATCTGGTCATCGTGGACGAGGCGCACCGCATGTCGGCCGCGGACGAGTCGCACAAGAGCCTGCGCTACCGGCTCGGGGAGCTGCTGCGTGACATCTCGGACCACATCCTCCTGCTTACGGCGACCCCCCACAAGGGCGATCCCGAGAACTTCAGCCTGTTCCTGCAGCTTCTCGATACCGATGCCTACGCCGACGTACGGTCGATCCGCGAGGCGATGGATCGCCGCCGGGCGCCCTTCTACCTGCGCCGCACCAAGGAGGCGATGGTCTACTTCCCCCAGCGGCGCGCGGACGGCACCTGGGCCGCCGAGAAGATCTTCACCAAGCGCATCCCGCACACGGTGGACTTTCACATCGACGGGGCAGAGTTCGACCTCTATCGCGACGTGACGCGCTTCGTGAAACGCGAAAGCGCTCGGGCCGCCGCTGAAGGAGAAGACCCGCGCGCCCGCGCGATCGGCTTCCTCATGTCCCTCTATCAGCGGCGATTGGCCTCCAGCACCTACGCCATGCGGCATTCTCTGGACAACCGCGCGCGCCGTCTCGAGGAGGGGATCAAGCGCGCCCAGGAGCTGGCCCGGCAGGCGCCGCCGGATCTCCCCGATCCGGACGAACTGGAAGAGATGGAGGAGAGTGAGCGCGATCGGCTCGAAACATTACTTGAGGCGATCACGCTGGCGGGAAGCGCCGACCAGGTGCGCGAGGAGGTGCAGGAGCTGCGGCGTCTCTCAGCCCAGGCCCAGGCCGTCGAACAGGCCGGTGTCGAGGCCAAGCTCTCGAAACTGAAAACGCTGCTCCACGAGCAGGGCTTCTTCGACAACCCCGACCAGCGCCTGCTCCTCTTTACTGAGTTTAAGGACACACTGGATTATCTGGTGAATCGGCTGAAGTCCTGGGGCTTTCGCGTCGGCTGTATTCATGGCGGCATGAAGTCCGGCTCGCGCGACGAGCCGGGGACGCGCCTGCACGCCGAGCAGCAGTTCCGTGAAGGCGTGATCCAGGTCCTGGTCGCTACGGAGGCGGCGGGGGAGGGGATCAACCTCCAGGTCTGTCATATCCTGTTCAACTACGATATCCCGTGGAACCCGAACCGCCTCGAACAGCGGATGGGCCGTATCCATCGCTACGGTCAGCGAAAGGACTGCCTGATCTTCAACTTTGTGGCCACCAACACCATCGAAGGCCGTGTCTTGCAGCGGCTGCTCGAAAAGCTGCAGGAGATCCGGGACGCCCTGGACGACGACGCGGTCTTCAACGTTGTGGGCGAGGTCCTGCCCGCGGCGCACGTCGAGCGTGTATTGCGCGACTACTATGCCGGGCGTCTTGGCGATGCCGACCTCGAGGAGCGCCTGCTCCGCGACGTGGACGAGGGGCAATTCCGGGCGATCTGCCGGAATGCCCTGGAAGGACTGGCCAGCAAGAAGCTCAACCTGGAGATGCTGATCGAGCGGCGAGCGCTGGCGCAGGAGCGACGCGTGGTGCCGGAGACGATTGCGCGCTTCCTGCATGAGGCGGCCGAGTTCGTGCCGCTCACACTCAAGACGTTCCCGAACCTGCCGCATACATTCGAGCCGGCACGGACACCCTCGATCCTCCGCCGCTACGAGCAGGAACCGGACTGGAAGCTCCCGGCCGTTGCCGACCGTTATCCACGCTGCTCGACCGACCGCGAGACGGCGGAAACCAACAAGCTGGAATGGGTCACGCCCGGCCATCCGTTGTTCGAAGCGATCCGGCGGCATACCCACGCGCAGGCGCTCAACGTCCTCGGCAAGGGCGCGACCTTCTATTCGCTTCAGCACGAATGCCCGGCGCGCATCGACTTCTACCGGGCGCGTGTGGTGGATGGGCTCGGCCAGGTCATCCATGAGCGGCTGTTTGCGGTTGAGGTTTCGAACGACGGGGAGCCGCGTCTCCGGGAACCGAGCCTGCTCGGAAACTTCACGCCAGTATCTCCCTCACCCTCGCTCCCTCTCCCACTGGGAGAGGGTTGGGGTGAGGGCGTTGCCACGCTTCCCGAGGCGACCACTTGGCTCCACGAGCACGCGCTCGCGCCCTTCCTCGAGGAGACGCGCAGGGACCGGTTGGCCGAGGTCGAGCGGATCAGTGCCCACGTAGAACTCTCGCTTACCGAACTCCTGCAACGTGCGGACGAAGAGATCGGCCGCGCGGCGGCCGAGGTGGACCAGAAGGTCGCCGGGGCGGAGGGACGGCTCGCACAGGCCGAGACGCGGCACGCGGAGCTATTGACTCGTCGCGAGCGCCGCAGGACCGACCTCGAGCGCCAACGGGCACTCACGCTTCAGGCGGTGGAGCGGCTCGCGAGCGTCCTTGCGCTACCGCACCCCGCGCGCGAGGCGCCCGAGGTGCGGCGTCTCAAACCGAACTTCGAGACCGAGGCCGTCGCGATGCGCGTGGTGATGGAGCACGAGCGGGCACAGGATCGGCAGGTCTATGACGTCTCAGAGAAGAACCTGGGCTACGACATCACGAGCCTCGACCTGGCCTCCGGTGAGCTGCGGCTCATCGAGGTCAAAGGGCTCGGCGCGACGAGTGGCACGATTCTGCTCACGCCCAACGAGCGTCGTGTCGCCGAGGATCGGCCCGACTGTTACTGGCTCTACGTCGTCACCGACTGCGACAATGCGCCGCGACTCCAGGAGCCGATCCGCGACCCGGCGCGTCTCGACTGGCACGAGGTCAAGAAAGTCGCGCACTACTACCTGAGTGTGGATGCGATGACGAGGCCCATGCAGGTCCGCGAGGATTCCCAGCCGTATGGAGAACAAAGATGA
- a CDS encoding DUF3800 domain-containing protein, giving the protein MENKDESADNRSNRRLMWYLYLDESGDLGFDFFARKPSRFFTVCILALQGVDNNRRLLSAVKKTCRRKLSRSRPVELKGAHTSLAVKRYFYDQVATIPLEIYALTLNKRRVYDELAARKDRVYNFIARNVLDRLPIDQAASRIEFIIDRSKSKREIEDFNGYITRQIEGRIDPKVPLNIYHHRSNENVGLQAVDLFAWGIFRKYERDDTAWFDVFREKVRYDDRYL; this is encoded by the coding sequence ATGGAGAACAAAGATGAGTCGGCCGACAACCGATCAAACCGTCGGCTGATGTGGTACCTTTACTTGGATGAGAGCGGGGATTTGGGCTTCGACTTTTTCGCCCGGAAACCCTCGCGGTTTTTTACGGTATGTATTTTGGCGCTCCAAGGTGTAGACAACAATCGTCGCCTGCTGTCGGCAGTCAAGAAGACCTGTCGTCGGAAACTCTCCCGAAGCCGACCGGTTGAGCTGAAGGGGGCTCACACGTCGCTTGCGGTGAAGAGGTATTTTTACGATCAGGTGGCAACGATTCCCTTGGAGATCTACGCCCTGACCCTCAATAAGCGGCGTGTGTACGATGAACTGGCGGCGCGCAAGGACCGAGTATACAACTTTATCGCTCGGAACGTTCTCGACCGCCTTCCTATAGATCAGGCCGCGAGCCGAATTGAATTTATTATCGACCGGAGTAAAAGTAAGCGGGAGATCGAAGATTTCAACGGATACATCACCCGGCAGATCGAAGGCCGAATCGACCCCAAAGTTCCCCTCAACATCTATCACCACCGGTCGAATGAAAACGTGGGGCTTCAGGCAGTCGATCTTTTCGCATGGGGGATCTTTAGAAAATACGAGCGGGACGACACAGCGTGGTTCGACGTTTTTCGGGAAAAAGTCCGCTATGACGACAGGTACCTGTAG